In Pedobacter heparinus DSM 2366, the following are encoded in one genomic region:
- a CDS encoding glycoside hydrolase family 99-like domain-containing protein — translation MKKIINIALCIIVLASCKKDPVLIDKDKYIYDIPAIKLTSDAKVGAYYFNYTATDWNKAHSDTSLVVPVGGKSYNAVTDAAVFPQQLNWADEAGVDYLIFKWNAAATDNSLLSAFASRRTNQNVKMVIGFNTAHLNATNAAPLTGTKLQTMVNEFKTLVTQHISKDYYYKIGGRPVILITPLNLSSSALTSIDYKMVMASLRTEFTALGINPYFIGELSTGWTAPVNFDQTALAAMDAIVLNTWNTPDYDRWYGFYSYVDLSWQNWKTSLDKLNVEYVPCIFPGYNEPSAATQRIIERTEKNYVDYTNVAKRNMGTNQMVIINSWNDFSKGTALEPSKKFNKQFLGITRREFKVQ, via the coding sequence ATGAAAAAAATTATAAATATTGCATTATGCATAATTGTATTGGCATCATGTAAAAAAGATCCTGTGTTAATAGATAAGGATAAGTATATCTATGACATTCCGGCAATTAAACTTACATCAGATGCTAAGGTAGGTGCATATTATTTTAATTATACAGCAACGGATTGGAATAAAGCGCATTCAGATACCTCATTGGTGGTGCCGGTTGGGGGCAAATCTTATAATGCAGTTACAGATGCTGCTGTATTCCCTCAGCAACTTAACTGGGCAGACGAGGCAGGCGTAGATTACCTGATCTTTAAATGGAATGCAGCGGCTACAGATAATTCGCTGTTAAGTGCATTTGCATCAAGAAGAACGAATCAGAACGTAAAGATGGTTATTGGTTTCAATACTGCACATCTTAATGCTACAAATGCCGCCCCATTAACAGGTACAAAGCTGCAGACTATGGTTAATGAGTTTAAAACCTTGGTTACGCAGCATATCAGCAAGGATTACTATTATAAAATTGGTGGACGTCCTGTAATCTTAATTACCCCACTTAATCTTTCATCATCAGCCCTGACCAGTATAGATTATAAAATGGTCATGGCATCGTTAAGAACAGAATTTACTGCATTGGGCATTAATCCTTATTTTATCGGAGAATTATCGACAGGATGGACGGCCCCGGTTAATTTTGATCAGACTGCCCTTGCAGCTATGGATGCAATTGTTTTGAATACCTGGAATACGCCAGATTATGACAGGTGGTATGGATTTTACAGTTATGTTGACCTGAGCTGGCAAAACTGGAAAACTTCACTGGATAAACTAAATGTGGAATATGTGCCCTGCATATTTCCGGGTTATAATGAACCTAGTGCTGCAACACAGCGGATTATAGAGAGAACAGAAAAAAATTATGTGGATTATACCAATGTGGCCAAACGTAATATGGGCACAAATCAGATGGTAATTATCAATTCCTGGAATGATTTTTCTAAAGGGACAGCGCTTGAACCTTCTAAAAAGTTTAACAAACAGTTTCTGGGGATTACCAGAAGAGAATTCAAGGTGCAGTAA
- a CDS encoding SusD/RagB family nutrient-binding outer membrane lipoprotein, with the protein MKYIYKLLCILSFAIVLISCKKELEKANINTNNPENVDPEYLLNTSVLNTMNLFGGQMRREALSHYSNYVSVGGGQLQRYYTFASAVNSYWSSAYISCLQPVHQIQVNYADDPGYQNRVAIAKIFEAYIYSNIVAVWGSVPKTKALNGDAYVAYDKEEDIYIALLNDLKDASAAIDLQGDTYKGNADAVFGGDLLKWKKFANALRLRLAIQISNVSESRAKEVIAELLSNESNTIVAATETARAFWGTTSGIWSYLYEYNVLQAGANASSLNVISESLVQYMLPYQDPRLPVYAKPAAQGPYSGRYWGQPKSTQLPLGVNIPGGNPHSPLGQLDYSQIGSYFTKPDAEYVFLSYEETCFLKAEAKLKGWGGIKTAEQYYNEGVTASMTKYGIPLQAITNYLNQPGIKLNSVVDTTGRKAEFADYLGLTTSAITRIDPYKQIVMQNWLAGFYNAMDAWTLIRRSQVLEFPPHFNPDGGEGGTVGYAYIPQRLNYPGIEYQVNTAEINRAIPWLGAADALKTKLWFALPVKKNPFLPQ; encoded by the coding sequence ATGAAATATATATATAAATTATTATGCATACTATCTTTTGCGATAGTACTTATATCCTGCAAAAAGGAGTTGGAAAAAGCCAATATCAATACCAACAATCCTGAAAATGTAGATCCGGAATACCTACTGAATACTTCGGTGCTGAATACGATGAACCTTTTTGGTGGACAGATGCGTCGTGAGGCCCTGTCACATTATTCCAATTATGTATCTGTTGGAGGTGGCCAACTTCAAAGGTATTATACGTTCGCCTCGGCTGTAAATAGTTACTGGAGTAGTGCTTATATTTCCTGTCTTCAGCCTGTACACCAGATCCAGGTTAATTATGCGGATGATCCGGGGTATCAAAACCGGGTGGCCATTGCCAAAATTTTTGAGGCCTATATCTATTCTAATATTGTAGCTGTATGGGGTAGTGTTCCTAAAACGAAAGCACTAAATGGAGATGCTTACGTTGCTTACGACAAAGAGGAAGATATTTATATAGCACTGCTGAATGACTTAAAAGATGCTTCGGCTGCTATAGACCTTCAGGGAGATACCTATAAGGGGAATGCTGATGCGGTGTTTGGTGGTGATTTGTTGAAATGGAAGAAATTTGCAAACGCGTTGAGGCTGCGACTTGCGATACAAATATCGAATGTATCAGAATCCAGGGCGAAAGAGGTGATTGCCGAGCTGCTGTCTAACGAATCGAATACCATTGTCGCTGCTACAGAAACCGCGAGGGCTTTCTGGGGTACAACCTCCGGAATCTGGAGTTATTTATATGAGTATAATGTTTTGCAGGCTGGCGCGAATGCTTCAAGTTTAAATGTGATCAGTGAATCTTTGGTTCAATACATGCTGCCTTATCAGGACCCAAGACTACCGGTATATGCCAAACCAGCAGCCCAGGGCCCTTATTCGGGTAGATATTGGGGGCAGCCAAAAAGCACTCAATTGCCATTAGGGGTTAATATACCCGGGGGTAATCCGCATTCTCCGTTGGGACAGCTGGATTATTCGCAGATTGGGAGTTACTTTACCAAGCCTGATGCCGAATATGTATTTCTTTCTTATGAAGAAACCTGCTTTTTAAAAGCTGAAGCCAAATTAAAAGGCTGGGGAGGGATTAAAACCGCCGAACAGTATTATAATGAAGGGGTTACAGCTTCGATGACCAAGTATGGTATTCCACTGCAGGCCATTACCAATTATTTAAACCAACCAGGTATTAAACTGAATTCGGTAGTAGATACTACAGGGAGGAAGGCAGAATTTGCAGATTACCTTGGGCTGACTACCAGTGCAATTACCAGGATAGATCCGTACAAACAAATTGTGATGCAGAATTGGCTGGCGGGTTTTTACAATGCAATGGATGCATGGACACTGATCAGAAGAAGCCAGGTTTTAGAGTTTCCTCCGCATTTTAACCCTGATGGTGGCGAAGGGGGAACTGTAGGCTATGCCTATATCCCGCAACGGTTAAATTACCCTGGTATTGAATACCAGGTGAATACTGCTGAAATTAATAGAGCCATACCTTGGTTAGGTGCTGCAGATGCATTAAAAACTAAATTGTGGTTTGCCCTTCCAGTTAAGAAAAATCCATTTTTGCCCCAATAA
- a CDS encoding SusC/RagA family TonB-linked outer membrane protein — MKANKYLLMLFFLFPMYVCAQQQITGKVTDVRGEPIPGVGVSAMTDGQRFNAVTTSTGDYSIKVANNTKQLTFSYIGMTSQTETINGRTVVNVQLSEESRELQSVVVTALGIKREAKALSYSRQSMDVSTLTQAPTTNIVSSLSGRIAGVQVTPASSNTGSARIIIRGNNSITGNNQPLFVIDGIPVDNETGDTKVTTSGNNNLDYGNIAGNINPEDIENIEVLKGPNAAALYGSRAANGAILITTKKSAGTKFKVTFNSNSTFQRITEFPDYQNMFGAGNSFKLDGSGSTSNPDRIPSLNVFNRSWGAPFLGQPVISVNGSPKAYLAQPDNVRDFYSTAAMLTNSLAIDGGNAENNYRFSYTNYTGGSVVKNINDNIRHNANIRVLNKFTKWLDMDSKVTFINNKVTNRQYMNGSSKNPVYQYAYMVRDDQLSEFKNYKDQYGNEINTHTDFLNPYWAINENPNEDTKNQLLGAFNVNARINGWLRLTAKVGTEMYWVDGYTFNNKGAQSSPNGSMSTINNSLQSTNADLVLFANNKFGKLSVNSFVGTGRFQTSNKKNEQRINSLIQAGLINLSNTGEFPAVTQFASKKIINSVYGSMSFGYNSYLFMDVTARNDWSSTLPKANNSYFYPSIGGSFVFTDAFKDIPKSILSFGKVRASYAIVGNDTSPYQLAPTYSFNGIYNGQAYAALASTFFNPDLKPEKTASLEFGIDLRFLKDRLTFGATHYKTSTTNQILTAQITPTSGYNRKYYNAGEIQNWGTEFTLSGTPLKSKKLEWNMFANYGQNNSKVKSLVDGVNSFQLNSWFGRLLVFAEVDQPYSVIRGAGWQRDEQGRKLVAASGLPIAQGNLVLGNAMPDWTGGFGNSLRYQNFGLSFLIDIRKGGSFYSGTYRRSYISGAISNTLEGREDYYLHSYIYGESAANLTAGFIYKDAYFEDGTPNNKYITPQSNGFSNLDELQIFDASFVKLRETVISYNLTSPFFKKLKVSNARISLSGRNLWTIYKKAPKGIDPESSVTSGNGQGIEYGSLPPFTTYGLDLRLTF, encoded by the coding sequence ATGAAAGCAAACAAGTACTTATTAATGCTATTTTTTCTTTTTCCTATGTATGTATGCGCCCAGCAGCAGATTACGGGAAAAGTTACGGATGTAAGAGGGGAACCCATACCTGGAGTTGGGGTAAGCGCAATGACAGATGGGCAAAGATTTAATGCGGTAACCACTTCAACTGGTGATTATTCCATAAAAGTTGCTAACAATACTAAGCAATTGACTTTCTCTTATATTGGAATGACGTCCCAGACGGAGACAATAAACGGACGTACGGTTGTAAATGTTCAGCTCTCTGAAGAAAGCAGGGAACTGCAAAGTGTGGTGGTGACGGCTTTAGGCATAAAAAGGGAAGCCAAAGCTTTGAGTTATTCCAGACAAAGTATGGATGTATCTACATTGACCCAGGCACCCACTACAAATATTGTTTCTTCACTTTCGGGGAGGATTGCAGGAGTTCAGGTTACACCTGCTTCCAGTAATACAGGGTCTGCAAGAATAATTATCCGGGGTAACAACTCGATCACTGGGAATAATCAGCCTTTATTTGTTATTGATGGGATACCGGTGGATAACGAGACCGGAGATACCAAGGTAACCACATCTGGAAATAACAATTTGGATTATGGCAATATTGCAGGGAACATTAACCCTGAGGATATTGAAAATATAGAAGTGCTGAAAGGACCAAATGCTGCTGCATTGTATGGGTCGAGGGCGGCTAACGGGGCAATTCTGATCACCACTAAAAAATCTGCCGGAACAAAGTTTAAGGTAACGTTTAACTCCAATTCAACATTTCAGCGGATCACTGAATTTCCTGACTATCAGAATATGTTTGGTGCAGGAAATAGTTTTAAACTTGATGGCTCCGGATCTACCAGTAACCCGGATAGAATACCCAGCTTAAATGTATTTAACAGGAGTTGGGGAGCACCATTTTTGGGTCAGCCGGTTATCAGTGTAAATGGTTCGCCAAAGGCATATCTGGCGCAACCAGATAACGTAAGGGATTTTTATAGCACCGCGGCAATGCTTACCAATTCTTTGGCCATAGATGGGGGCAATGCAGAAAATAATTACAGGTTTTCTTATACCAATTATACCGGTGGAAGTGTAGTAAAGAACATCAACGATAACATCAGACACAACGCCAATATCAGGGTGCTCAATAAATTTACAAAATGGCTTGATATGGATTCTAAGGTTACTTTTATTAATAATAAAGTAACGAACAGACAATATATGAACGGAAGTTCCAAAAACCCGGTTTATCAATATGCCTATATGGTTCGTGATGACCAGTTGTCGGAATTTAAAAATTATAAAGACCAGTACGGTAATGAGATCAATACCCATACGGATTTCCTTAATCCCTATTGGGCCATCAATGAAAATCCCAATGAAGACACCAAAAATCAACTTTTAGGCGCGTTTAATGTGAATGCCAGAATAAACGGATGGTTAAGGCTAACCGCAAAGGTGGGAACCGAAATGTATTGGGTGGATGGTTATACCTTTAACAATAAAGGGGCGCAAAGCAGTCCTAATGGTAGTATGAGTACCATAAACAATAGCCTGCAAAGTACAAATGCCGACCTGGTTTTGTTTGCAAATAATAAGTTTGGAAAGCTTTCTGTAAATTCATTTGTAGGGACCGGACGTTTTCAAACCTCAAATAAAAAGAATGAACAGCGCATCAATTCGCTTATCCAGGCAGGATTGATCAATCTTTCCAACACGGGAGAATTTCCTGCCGTAACGCAGTTTGCCTCAAAAAAGATCATCAATTCGGTATATGGTTCTATGTCTTTTGGATATAACAGCTATCTTTTTATGGATGTAACGGCAAGAAATGACTGGTCGTCAACGTTGCCTAAGGCGAATAATTCTTATTTCTATCCATCAATTGGGGGTTCCTTTGTTTTTACTGATGCATTTAAAGATATTCCAAAAAGTATATTGTCATTTGGAAAAGTAAGGGCTTCGTATGCCATTGTGGGTAATGATACCAGTCCTTATCAACTTGCCCCTACTTATTCTTTTAATGGGATTTATAATGGTCAGGCCTATGCTGCACTGGCCTCAACGTTTTTTAACCCAGATTTGAAACCTGAAAAGACAGCCTCTTTGGAATTTGGTATAGATCTTAGATTTTTAAAAGACAGGTTGACGTTTGGAGCAACCCATTATAAAACATCAACTACCAATCAGATCCTGACAGCTCAGATAACTCCAACAAGCGGCTACAATAGAAAATATTATAATGCCGGTGAAATTCAGAATTGGGGAACTGAGTTTACCTTGTCTGGAACCCCATTAAAAAGCAAAAAACTGGAGTGGAACATGTTTGCAAATTATGGACAGAACAATTCGAAGGTAAAAAGCTTAGTTGATGGTGTGAATAGTTTTCAGCTAAACTCCTGGTTTGGCAGATTACTGGTTTTTGCGGAGGTAGACCAACCTTATAGTGTAATAAGAGGAGCTGGCTGGCAGCGTGATGAACAGGGTCGCAAACTGGTGGCAGCAAGTGGACTTCCGATAGCACAAGGTAATTTGGTTTTAGGTAATGCTATGCCAGACTGGACCGGAGGATTTGGGAATTCCCTGCGTTATCAAAATTTTGGTTTGAGCTTTTTGATAGATATACGTAAAGGTGGTAGTTTTTATTCTGGTACGTATAGGCGGTCATATATTTCAGGTGCTATCAGCAACACACTTGAAGGGCGTGAGGATTATTATTTACACAGCTATATTTACGGTGAAAGTGCAGCTAACTTAACGGCTGGTTTTATTTATAAGGATGCTTATTTTGAAGACGGTACTCCCAACAATAAGTATATTACCCCCCAGTCAAACGGGTTTTCTAATCTGGATGAGCTCCAAATCTTTGATGCTTCTTTTGTGAAATTAAGAGAGACCGTAATCAGTTATAACCTTACCAGCCCATTCTTTAAAAAACTAAAAGTTTCTAATGCCCGGATTTCTTTGTCAGGCAGAAATTTATGGACTATTTATAAAAAGGCACCCAAAGGCATTGACCCTGAATCAAGTGTAACCTCGGGGAATGGACAAGGTATAGAATATGGTTCTTTACCACCTTTTACTACTTATGGATTAGATCTAAGGTTGACTTTTTAA
- a CDS encoding metallophosphoesterase family protein: MKTTVNRRKFIASLSMVAAALPLGASAFNFIPSRGNGFNFMLLGDIHFDKLEHHDMDYLKLKYPNDIVQIQNYSRITRDNFPLLMRVAKDKAKTVNADLWLQLGDFVEGLCGSEKLAQQQTQEFISYVADMDLKRPFFVVKGNHDITGEGAREVYKKTVLDWQQKELKQALSTANYTFVHKNTRFIIFDCYTADESLEWLKKILPECKEERLFFSVHQPVVPYSARANWHIFAKPNQKDKREELLNLLGEHRAIVLTAHLHKTSILSRKTTKGKFVQVAIGSVIDAPNAMVKNHLKGLDAYDAGLLGLEPKFSPDTIQERKDNIENERPFIEHFEFADFCGYATMHISEKNEVEMMIYKNVDSNAWATVSLTALLDAKS; encoded by the coding sequence ATGAAAACTACTGTTAACAGAAGAAAATTTATTGCTTCCTTAAGTATGGTTGCTGCGGCACTGCCGTTGGGAGCATCAGCATTTAATTTTATCCCGAGCAGGGGCAATGGTTTTAACTTTATGTTGCTGGGTGACATCCATTTCGATAAACTGGAACACCATGACATGGATTATTTGAAACTAAAATATCCAAATGATATTGTTCAGATCCAAAATTATTCGCGTATTACAAGGGATAATTTTCCTTTGTTGATGCGTGTGGCAAAGGATAAGGCAAAAACGGTAAATGCCGATTTGTGGTTGCAGCTAGGCGATTTTGTAGAGGGTTTGTGCGGGTCTGAAAAACTTGCACAACAACAAACACAGGAGTTTATTTCGTATGTAGCAGATATGGATTTGAAGCGCCCATTTTTTGTGGTGAAGGGCAATCATGACATTACTGGCGAAGGTGCGAGAGAAGTTTATAAAAAAACTGTGCTGGACTGGCAACAAAAGGAATTAAAGCAGGCTCTGAGTACTGCGAATTATACGTTTGTACATAAAAATACACGTTTTATTATTTTTGATTGTTATACCGCAGATGAAAGCCTGGAATGGCTTAAAAAAATACTCCCGGAATGTAAAGAAGAACGTTTATTTTTTAGTGTCCATCAACCCGTGGTTCCTTATAGCGCACGCGCCAACTGGCATATTTTTGCGAAACCAAACCAGAAAGATAAAAGAGAAGAACTGCTTAATTTACTCGGCGAGCATCGTGCTATAGTGCTTACCGCACACTTACATAAAACCAGTATTTTGAGCCGTAAAACCACTAAGGGTAAGTTTGTTCAGGTGGCTATCGGAAGCGTGATCGATGCACCAAATGCAATGGTTAAAAATCACCTAAAAGGCTTGGATGCTTATGATGCTGGTCTTTTGGGCCTGGAGCCAAAATTTTCACCGGATACCATTCAGGAACGAAAAGATAACATTGAAAATGAACGTCCTTTTATCGAACATTTCGAGTTTGCAGATTTTTGTGGATACGCTACTATGCATATATCTGAGAAAAACGAGGTGGAGATGATGATCTATAAAAATGTGGATAGTAATGCCTGGGCAACTGTGAGCCTAACGGCGTTGCTTGATGCAAAATCGTAG
- a CDS encoding glycoside hydrolase family 99-like domain-containing protein, giving the protein MKSYLYILILLTAFVSCKKNNEHLPPNFNYKIDPVPLTENVVVGAYYSNYTTADWAKKYTFKPVKGEYNALDPLIMDQHRKWADEAGLDFFIFNWNGAAGNPILNAFLQGRNNNVKMVINFNTAHLSATNASPLTGAKLTTMINEFKTLASSHFDKDYYYKVDGRPVVMITPLNLSSSAGSSINYATVIPALKQAMTDAGVNLYVIGEITLGWLPPVRYAPAIKAMDGVNANNWTTDVYDRSVFFNSFVDMNWKNWTDSTKTWKVDFVPCIAPGYNDKAMTPASKMYDIGYTPEFYTDFTNVAKRNMSSKRIVLINSWNNFQLGTAIEPTETYGNIFLQMTRKQFKIN; this is encoded by the coding sequence ATGAAATCATATCTTTATATACTTATACTTTTAACAGCTTTCGTTTCCTGTAAAAAGAACAATGAGCACCTGCCCCCAAACTTTAATTATAAAATTGATCCGGTACCTCTTACTGAAAATGTAGTGGTTGGTGCTTATTACTCCAATTACACTACGGCAGACTGGGCTAAAAAATATACTTTCAAACCAGTGAAAGGTGAATATAATGCACTGGACCCTTTGATTATGGACCAGCACCGCAAATGGGCCGATGAGGCCGGACTTGACTTTTTTATCTTTAACTGGAATGGTGCTGCGGGAAACCCGATCTTGAATGCATTTTTGCAGGGCCGGAACAATAATGTGAAAATGGTGATCAATTTTAATACTGCCCACTTAAGCGCCACCAATGCTTCACCTTTAACCGGGGCCAAGCTGACCACCATGATTAACGAATTTAAGACGCTGGCCAGTAGTCATTTTGATAAAGATTACTACTATAAGGTAGATGGCAGGCCTGTGGTTATGATTACGCCGTTGAATTTGTCTTCTTCTGCAGGATCAAGTATCAATTATGCAACTGTGATTCCGGCTTTAAAACAAGCGATGACTGATGCAGGCGTGAATTTATATGTCATCGGAGAAATTACCCTGGGCTGGTTACCTCCGGTACGCTATGCACCTGCTATAAAAGCAATGGATGGTGTAAATGCAAATAACTGGACAACGGATGTTTATGACAGATCGGTGTTTTTTAATTCGTTTGTTGATATGAACTGGAAAAACTGGACTGATTCTACCAAAACCTGGAAGGTTGATTTTGTGCCATGTATTGCTCCGGGATATAACGATAAGGCAATGACACCTGCCAGCAAAATGTATGACATTGGCTATACGCCGGAATTTTATACTGATTTTACGAATGTTGCCAAGCGCAATATGAGCAGTAAACGCATTGTATTGATCAATTCCTGGAATAATTTCCAGTTGGGCACTGCCATTGAACCAACTGAAACCTATGGCAATATTTTTTTGCAAATGACCAGAAAACAATTTAAGATTAATTAA